The Microcoleus sp. FACHB-68 genome includes a region encoding these proteins:
- a CDS encoding PAS domain S-box protein — MAEKLFVGGGELGALLRLHDWSQTPLGAVETWSDDLKTAVQILLTELDQTKSPGQTQPDAQERQDNSAVLQAANQLNAFRVKLAEALRPLTDASEIQVIAARILGESLGASRVIYIEVVPASEEVIVHCNYTSGVAQLSGRYRLEDYRRNLTADHQVGDTQVVTDIPNNPKYTDAEKTRYREIDIAAHIDVPLIKNNQFVALLAAQQSTPRQWTETEVKLVEETAEQTWAAVERAYAEAALRESEAKYRTLFESIDEGFCIAEILFDENNTPVDYRFLEINPVFEQQTGLQQAVGKTVRQLVPDLEDFWIATYGRVALTGEPIRFENRSAPLKRWFDVYACRTGKPEDRKVAIVFKDITERKRIEDDRKQAEAALRSSEEQLRLFVTASSGIVYKMSADWSELRHLNGKDFLASTENPSGTWVEQYIPTEDRPQLRAAILAAIHNKSTFELEHRVIQLDGTIGWAFSRAIPLLNAQQEIIEWLGAASDITQRKQAELNADFLATVTQNLIEANGVDEILQTVGEQLNRYLQTSRCAFVEINEQADEATIQQDWHQENVSSLVGVYRLPDFLTEEFFQLAKTGNPIVIRDVFTDTRIANPQQFAALNIGSFINVPLIRDGEWKFTLGVYHQEPYHWRSDEIELMRDLANRIWTMIERARAEAALRQSEQRFRLMADAVPQIVWITDTEGRTEFFNKQWSNYTGVPYEQATATEVAANFVHPEDGTQTIEAFNEARRTGSIFSVEHRIRSAAGTYRWFLVRAEPYRDPQTGEIIRWFGASVDIHERKQAEATILQQEAQFRQLADAMPQQVWITDAQGNTQYVNQQWTTYTGLTLEQTQDIQYATQIMHPDDFEATRQLWSTALAMGTPYQAEFRLMQQADNTYRWFLSRAMAIYDEQGQIVQWFGTSTDIEEFRRAQVEREQLLQREKTAREVAENANRIKDEFLAVLSHELRSPLNPILGWTQLLQTGKLDEARKAEALKTIERNAKLQTQLIEDLLDISRIMQGKLSLTAAPVSLTFVISAAIETVRLAAEAKHIRLQLDLDYTVAPISADAARLQQVVWNLLSNAVKFTPAGGQVTVELRQLNQLAQIRVIDTGKGINPQFLPYLFEYFRQEDGSTTRRFGGLGLGLAIARQIVEMHGGTVRAESQGEAQGATFIVQLPAMKQTASIVSELVETKIDAGLPLEGIQILLVDDEPDTREFQAFLLEQNGAKVIAVASGLEALQALEQSIPDVLVSDIGMAQMDGYMLLQQIRSRPLQQGGMIPAIALTAYAAEIDRQQALQVGFQAHITKPVESDVLVKAISISLGRI, encoded by the coding sequence ATGGCTGAGAAGTTATTTGTTGGGGGCGGTGAGTTGGGGGCGTTGCTGCGATTGCACGATTGGTCGCAAACGCCATTGGGTGCTGTCGAAACCTGGTCAGACGACCTGAAAACGGCAGTGCAGATTTTACTAACTGAACTTGATCAAACCAAATCCCCCGGACAGACGCAGCCAGACGCCCAAGAGCGACAGGATAACTCTGCTGTCCTACAGGCGGCAAATCAGCTCAATGCGTTCCGAGTCAAACTGGCAGAAGCCCTCCGCCCGCTCACCGATGCTTCAGAGATACAAGTGATCGCCGCTCGCATTTTGGGTGAATCTTTAGGGGCAAGTCGTGTCATTTACATCGAAGTGGTGCCGGCTAGTGAGGAGGTCATTGTTCATTGCAACTACACCAGTGGTGTAGCCCAGTTGAGCGGACGATACCGCTTGGAGGACTACCGACGCAACCTAACTGCTGACCATCAGGTTGGGGACACCCAAGTTGTAACCGATATTCCCAATAATCCGAAATATACGGATGCTGAAAAGACGAGATACCGCGAGATTGATATTGCTGCACACATTGATGTGCCGCTGATCAAAAACAATCAATTTGTTGCCCTGCTTGCCGCTCAACAATCCACGCCGCGTCAGTGGACGGAAACCGAGGTCAAACTGGTTGAAGAAACCGCAGAACAGACGTGGGCAGCCGTTGAACGTGCTTATGCTGAAGCTGCCCTGCGCGAGTCGGAAGCAAAATATCGCACCTTGTTTGAGTCAATCGACGAAGGTTTTTGTATCGCCGAGATATTGTTTGATGAGAACAACACGCCAGTTGATTACCGCTTCTTAGAAATTAATCCAGTATTTGAGCAGCAAACCGGATTGCAACAAGCCGTCGGTAAAACAGTGCGTCAGTTAGTGCCAGATCTAGAAGACTTTTGGATCGCAACCTACGGCAGAGTTGCCTTAACGGGTGAACCCATTCGCTTCGAGAATCGTTCTGCGCCATTGAAACGATGGTTTGATGTTTATGCCTGCCGCACTGGAAAACCGGAAGACCGAAAGGTAGCGATCGTATTCAAAGATATTACCGAGCGCAAGCGCATCGAAGACGACCGTAAGCAGGCAGAAGCAGCCTTGCGATCTTCAGAAGAACAACTCCGCTTATTTGTCACTGCCAGTTCAGGCATCGTGTATAAAATGAGCGCAGATTGGAGCGAGTTGCGTCACCTAAATGGTAAGGATTTTCTTGCCAGCACTGAGAACCCAAGCGGGACATGGGTCGAACAGTATATTCCGACCGAGGATCGCCCGCAGTTGAGGGCTGCAATCCTTGCTGCTATTCATAACAAAAGTACGTTTGAGTTAGAACACCGAGTCATTCAGCTAGATGGGACGATTGGCTGGGCGTTTTCGCGGGCGATTCCACTGTTGAATGCACAGCAGGAAATCATTGAATGGCTGGGGGCAGCAAGCGATATCACCCAACGCAAACAGGCAGAGCTAAACGCCGACTTTCTTGCTACGGTGACTCAGAATCTGATCGAAGCAAATGGTGTAGATGAAATTCTTCAGACAGTTGGCGAACAGTTGAATCGTTATCTTCAAACGTCTAGATGTGCCTTCGTCGAAATCAATGAGCAAGCCGACGAAGCGACAATCCAACAAGATTGGCACCAGGAAAATGTGTCGAGTTTAGTGGGTGTTTATCGGCTGCCAGACTTTTTGACAGAGGAATTTTTCCAGCTCGCCAAAACTGGAAACCCCATTGTGATTCGGGATGTTTTCACCGATACGCGCATTGCCAACCCACAGCAATTTGCAGCCCTCAACATTGGTTCGTTTATTAACGTGCCTTTGATCAGAGACGGCGAATGGAAATTTACGTTGGGCGTTTATCATCAGGAACCCTACCACTGGCGCAGTGATGAGATTGAGTTGATGCGCGACCTGGCAAACCGGATCTGGACAATGATCGAACGTGCTCGTGCTGAAGCCGCCTTGCGTCAGAGTGAGCAACGGTTTCGGCTGATGGCGGATGCCGTGCCACAAATCGTTTGGATTACAGATACGGAGGGGCGAACTGAATTCTTCAACAAGCAATGGAGCAACTACACGGGCGTTCCTTATGAACAGGCGACAGCAACAGAGGTAGCTGCTAATTTTGTTCACCCGGAAGACGGTACTCAAACCATAGAGGCGTTTAACGAAGCGCGACGCACCGGCAGTATTTTCTCGGTCGAACACCGGATTCGCTCAGCGGCAGGAACCTATCGCTGGTTTCTAGTGCGTGCCGAGCCTTACCGAGATCCGCAAACGGGTGAGATTATTCGCTGGTTTGGTGCATCTGTCGATATCCACGAGCGCAAGCAAGCTGAAGCCACGATTCTGCAACAGGAAGCGCAATTTCGCCAACTGGCGGACGCAATGCCGCAACAGGTTTGGATTACCGATGCTCAAGGCAACACGCAATACGTGAACCAGCAATGGACAACTTACACCGGGCTGACACTGGAGCAAACTCAAGACATTCAGTATGCGACTCAAATCATGCACCCCGATGACTTTGAAGCAACAAGGCAACTGTGGAGTACCGCTCTTGCAATGGGAACGCCCTACCAAGCTGAATTTCGCCTGATGCAACAAGCCGACAATACCTACCGTTGGTTTCTCTCCCGCGCGATGGCCATTTATGACGAACAGGGACAAATTGTGCAGTGGTTTGGCACTAGCACGGACATTGAAGAGTTCAGACGCGCCCAAGTTGAACGAGAACAACTCTTACAGCGAGAAAAAACTGCGCGAGAAGTCGCCGAGAACGCCAACCGGATCAAGGACGAATTCTTAGCCGTGTTGTCTCATGAATTGCGATCACCCCTGAACCCGATCTTAGGTTGGACACAGCTACTGCAAACCGGCAAACTCGATGAAGCCCGCAAAGCCGAAGCCTTAAAAACGATCGAACGAAATGCGAAACTCCAAACACAGCTAATTGAAGACTTACTTGACATCTCCCGCATTATGCAAGGCAAGCTGTCGCTAACAGCGGCTCCCGTTAGTTTGACGTTTGTCATTTCTGCGGCGATTGAAACTGTGCGTTTGGCAGCAGAGGCGAAACACATTAGACTACAGCTCGATCTTGACTATACAGTTGCGCCGATTTCTGCTGATGCTGCCCGTTTACAGCAGGTCGTCTGGAACTTGCTGAGTAATGCGGTCAAGTTCACCCCTGCTGGTGGACAGGTAACAGTTGAACTGAGGCAACTGAATCAACTGGCTCAAATTCGAGTCATCGATACGGGTAAAGGGATTAATCCGCAGTTCTTGCCTTACTTATTTGAGTATTTTCGACAGGAGGATGGTTCAACCACCCGCCGGTTTGGAGGATTGGGATTAGGGTTGGCGATCGCGCGGCAAATTGTGGAAATGCATGGGGGAACCGTGCGAGCCGAGAGCCAGGGTGAAGCGCAAGGCGCAACCTTCATTGTGCAATTGCCGGCGATGAAACAGACAGCATCGATCGTATCTGAACTTGTCGAGACCAAAATAGATGCAGGACTACCGCTAGAGGGCATTCAAATTTTACTGGTAGACGATGAGCCAGATACCCGTGAGTTTCAAGCGTTTCTGTTAGAACAAAACGGGGCAAAGGTGATAGCCGTTGCTTCTGGCTTAGAAGCATTGCAAGCATTGGAACAATCGATTCCCGATGTGCTGGTAAGTGACATTGGAATGGCTCAGATGGACGGCTATATGCTGCTCCAGCAAATTCGGTCGCGACCACTCCAGCAGGGTGGAATGATTCCAGCTATTGCGTTAACTGCCTATGCCGCAGAAATTGATCGACAGCAGGCACTTCAGGTCGGATTTCAAGCTCACATTACAAAGCCTGTAGAGTCAGATGTATTGGTGAAGGCCATCTCAATCTCGCTAGGACGCATCTAA
- a CDS encoding helix-turn-helix transcriptional regulator gives MAFHQQYVGIEQPAIGQLIRELRQTLKLTQEKFAVHLGVSFPTINRWENGYATPSPLALKQIEVLLNQLSESSDATVRERCQSMRRKYFV, from the coding sequence ATGGCGTTTCATCAGCAATACGTCGGTATTGAACAGCCAGCCATCGGTCAATTGATTCGAGAACTCCGGCAAACCCTGAAGCTGACTCAGGAAAAGTTTGCGGTTCACCTTGGGGTATCCTTCCCAACAATTAATCGCTGGGAAAATGGATATGCAACTCCCTCTCCTTTAGCTCTTAAGCAAATTGAGGTGCTTTTGAATCAGCTATCGGAGTCAAGTGATGCCACGGTACGAGAACGCTGCCAGTCCATGCGAAGGAAGTATTTTGTATAA
- a CDS encoding GNAT family N-acetyltransferase, with protein sequence MGFVAVKLHSEDSMGEIYMVAVDPEFQGRGIGSALIEFALAWMNDVGMSIAMVETGGDAGHEIARHTYEKVGFELFPVASN encoded by the coding sequence GTGGGCTTTGTCGCCGTGAAACTACACTCAGAGGACAGCATGGGTGAAATCTACATGGTTGCTGTCGATCCAGAGTTTCAAGGTCGCGGTATTGGTAGTGCTTTGATAGAATTCGCTCTGGCTTGGATGAATGATGTTGGGATGTCTATTGCTATGGTTGAGACTGGAGGTGATGCCGGTCATGAAATAGCCCGTCACACCTATGAAAAGGTGGGCTTCGAGCTATTCCCTGTCGCCAGTAACTAA